In Populus nigra chromosome 1, ddPopNigr1.1, whole genome shotgun sequence, one genomic interval encodes:
- the LOC133672318 gene encoding uncharacterized protein LOC133672318, with protein sequence MAPAARGCWGVVVEKARRCVRTVIFMVAMVASLLASSIPVLVAIGDVVVAFFLVSSFTCLTCYGFKSHLRRYSFKSSFTDIPIISLIRSFLIICVYSMCDAPALSHGPYLGTVTLCSVVSVMLLSIKTCVFTVNSQIEAEASISSISRQKLHLKKSWGMPVLFLSSVVFALGHSVVAYRTSSRARRKLMFHRVDPEAVLSCKSVFSGYQKVPRSPTPTAGRTPKSDSEMKRRPFGTTRDEGELPVRFLADIDSLFTTCLGLTVHYKLCFPGAPPRYLSSTTVLESSSCGSSPKLVVGRLRLERQPFSAVAKTQHHLCRSYSNQFYSSSLYAPLLGGSPTSALSEEIPVLNLDDAVQEDGMCELNSVIPKLDMEGNGQLGIVLVHGFGGGVFSWRHVMGVLSRQVGCAVAAFDRPGWGLTSRLRRKDWEDKELPNPYKLETQVDLLLSFCSEMGFSSVVLVGHDDGGLLALKATQRVQESTTSFNVTIKGVVLLNVSLSREVVPAFARILMRTSLGKKHLVRPLLQTEIIQVVNRRAWYDATKLTTEILSLYKAQLCVEGWDEAVHEIGKLSCETVLSPQNSAALLKAVAGMPVLVIAGAEDVLVPLKSSQAMASKLVNSRLVAISGCGHLPHEECPKALLAAISPFISRLLLESDLEKQ encoded by the exons ATGGCGCCGGCGGCGAGAGGATGTTGGGGGGTGGTGGTGGAGAAGGCGAGGAGGTGTGTAAGGACGGTGATTTTTATGGTGGCGATGGTGGCGTCGCTGTTGGCATCATCGATTCCGGTGCTTGTGGCTATTGGCGACGTGGTGGTTGCTTTCTTTTTGGTGTCGAGTTTCACGTGCTTGACATGTTATGGATTCAAAAGCCATTTGCGTAGATACTCTTTTAAAAGCTCCTTCACTGATATTCCTATCATTTCTCTTATCAGATCTTTCCTCATCATCT GTGTTTATTCAATGTGTGATGCACCAGCACTATCACATGGACCTTACCTTGGAACTGTGACACTGTGTTCTGTAGTTTCAGTTATGCTTCTTTCAATCAAGACATGTGTTTTCACTGTCAATTCTCAAATTGAGGCTGAAGCTTCAATTTCCTCAATTTCAAGACAGAAGCTTCATCTGAAGAAGTCATGGGGGATGCCTGTCTTGTTTCTTTCGTCTGTTGTCTTTGCGCTTGGACACTCTGTAGTTGCTTATAGAACTAGCTCTAGAGCAAGGAGAAAGCTTATGTTTCACCGAGTTGACCCCGAAGCT GTGCTTTCATGTAAAAGTGTTTTCTCGGGCTATCAGAAGGTTCCAAGATCTCCCACTCCCACAGCGGGCAGAACCCCAAAAAGTGACAGTGAAATGAAGCGAAGGCCTTTCGGAACAACTCGTGATGAAGGGGAACTCCCAGTCAGATTTCTTGCTGACATTGACAGCCTGTTCACTACATGCCTGGGACTTACTGTCCATTACAAGCTCTGCTTTCCTGGTGCACCCCCTCGGTACTTATCCTCAACTACTGTCCTTGAATCTAGTTCTTGCGGTAGCTCACCTAAGCTAGTGGTGGGGAGGTTACGACTTGAAAGGCAGCCATTTAGTGCGGTGGCAAAAACTCAGCATCATCTATGTAGGAGTTATAGCAATCAATTTTACAGCTCTTCACTGTATGCTCCATTATTGGGTGGTTCTCCAACCTCTGCTCTATCTGAAGAAATTCCTGTTCTGAACCTAGATGATGCTGTTCAGGAGGACGGAATGTGTGAATTGAACTCTGTGATTCCCAAGCTAGATATGGAGGGAAATGGCCAGTTAGGTATTGTTCTAGTTCATGGGTTTGGAGGTGGAGTTTTCTCATGGAGGCATGTGATGGGAGTGCTATCTCGGCAAGTTGGCTGTGCAGTTGCTGCTTTTGATCGACCTGGTTGGGGGTTAACTTCTCGTCTACGTCGTAAGGATTGGGAGGATAAAGAACTGCCCAATCCATACAAGCTTGAAACTCAG GTTGACctgcttctttctttctgttctGAGATGGGGTTTTCTTCGGTGGTGCTTGTTGGTCATGATGATGGAGGCTTGCTTGCTTTAAAAGCCACTCAAAGAGTCCAAGAATCAACGACTTCTTTCAAT GTTACAATTAAAGGGGTGGTATTACTAAATGTTAGCTTGTCTAGAGAAGTGGTTCCTGCCTTTGCTAGGATACTTATGCGCACTTCTCTTGGAAAAAAACACTTGGTTCGTCCTTTACTGCAAACGGAAATTATTCAAGTGGTGAACAGGCGTGCATGGTATGATGCTACAAAACTAACAACAGAGATTTTGAGTCTTTATAAG GCACAACTATGTGTCGAGGGTTGGGATGAAGCAGTCCATGAGATAGGCAAACTTTCATGTGAGACAGTCCTTTCACCACAAAATTCTGCAGCTTTGTTGAAGGCTGTAGCAGGCATGCCAGTGTTAGTTATAGCCGGTGCTGAAGATGTACTTGTTCCACTTAAATCTTCTCAAGCCATGGCTTCAAAACTTGTAAATTCT AGACTGGTTGCTATATCTGGATGTGGCCATCTTCCACACGAGGAGTGCCCCAAGGCATTACTGGCAGCTATATCACCATTCATAAGCAGACTCTTGTTGGAATCAGATTTGGAAAAGCAATAG
- the LOC133685213 gene encoding protein ANTI-SILENCING 1-like translates to MSHLKKENGLENQIFKWGTKRGVGRLNKEIQFYESFTYDGVKYCLHDCVCFYREGDSGTNIGKLVQIFETAAHERMVRAVWFFSPKDIRNFLGDYKPNRNELFLASGKGKGLSNVNLVESIVGKCNVVCASNDQRNPQASEQQLEMADYIFYRSFDVGTCRISESFADQICGFKVELYFNKRRNQMLGNPGTLEPKVKELTGKSIVLEKMNRHAVKDGKYGRSSPVVKESKTHTNMDDKQHFSNKPYKSKFSEDPWPPNASCTHPYKRRKLLGEKACQISDEVGFGFRQDSGVKTVNKSVQGTRNLDS, encoded by the exons ATGTCGCATCTCAAGAAGGAAAATGGATTAGAGAATCAGATATTCAAGTGGGGTACTAAGAGGGGAGTTGGGCGGTTGAACAAAGAGATACAGTTTTATGAGTCATTTACATATGATGGAGTTAAATACTGTCTTCACGATTGTGTATGCTTTTACCGTGAAGGTGACTCCGGGACTAATATTGGTAAACTTGTGCAAATCTTTGAGACTGCAGCCCATGAAAGGATGGTGAGGGCAGTGTGGTTCTTTTCTCCCAAGGACATACGCAATTTCTTGGGAGATTATAAGCCAAACAGGAATGAGTTATTTTTGGCTTCTGGCAAGGGTAAAGGCCTTAGCAATGTTAATCTTGTG GAATCAATTGTTGGGAAATGTAATGTTGTTTGTGCATCAAATGACCAGAGAAATCCTCAAGCATCTGAACAACAGTTGGAAATGGCTGACTACATTTTTTACCGTTCTTTTGATGTTGGAACATGCAGAATATCTGAGAGCTTTGCAGATCAGATCTGTGGATTTAAAG TGGAGctttatttcaataaaagaagaaatcagATGCTCGGCAATCCTGGAACTCTCGAGCCAAAAGTAAAAGAATTGACTGGAAAATCAATAGTTTTGGAAAAAATGAATCGTCATGCAGTAAAGGATGGCAAGTATGGACGCAGCAGCCCAGTGGTTAAAG AATCCAAGACTCATACAAATATGGATGACAAGCAACACTTTTCAAACAAGCCCTACAAATCGAAGTTCTCCGAGGATCCCTGGCCTCCAAATGCATCATGTACCCATCCTTATAAGAGAAGAAAGCTTCTGGGTGAAAAGGCATGCCAAATTTCTGATGAAGTAGGTTTTGGATTTCGACAAGATAGTGGTGTAAAAACTGTCAACAAATCTGTGCAGGGTACTCGAAACCTGGATTCT TGA
- the LOC133672350 gene encoding uncharacterized protein LOC133672350: MDKKKVAVPLVCHGHSRPVVDLFYSPVTPDGFFLISASKDSSPMLRNGETGDWIGTFEGHKGAVWSCCLDTNALRAASGSADFSAKLWDALTGDELQSFEHKHIVRACAFSEDTHLLLTGGFEKILRIFDLNRPDAPPREVDNSPGSIRTVAWLHSDQTILSSCADIGGVRLWDIRSGKIVQTLETKSPVTSAEVSQDGRYITTADGSTVKFWDANHFGLVKSYDMPCNVESASLEPKFGNKFVAGGEDMWIHVFDFHTGEQIGCNKGHHGPVHCVRFSPGGESYASGSEDGTIRIWQLSPASHDENDSLPGNGPTGKVKVAADDVAQKIEVLHISKEGKTAEKDKATDA; this comes from the exons ATGGACAAGAAGAAGGTGGCTGTGCCATTAGTGTGCCATGGACATTCACGTCCTGTTGTGGATTTGTTTTACAGTCCTGTCACCCCTGATGGCTTCTTTCTCATTAGTGCTAGCAAGG ATTCGAGTCCCATGTTGAGAAATGGGGAGACTGGTGATTGGATTGGAACCTTTGAAGGGCACAAAGGTGCAGTGTGGAGTTGCTGCCTGGACACTAATGCTTTGCGTGCAGCATCTGGCTCCGCTGATTTTTCTGC GAAATTGTGGGACGCATTGACAGGGGATGAATTACAGTCTTTTGAGCATAAGCATATTGTTCGAGCATGCGCATTTTCAGAG GATACTCACCTTCTACTTACTGGTGGATTTGAGAAAATTCTTCGTATATTTGACTTGAATCGTCCAGATGCACCGCCAAGAGAAGTTGACAATTCACCAGGTTCAATCAGAACTGTTGCGTGGCTTCACAGTGATCAGACCATATTAAGTTCTTGTGCTGATATTGGTGGTGTGAG GTTATGGGACATACGAAGTGGCAAAATTGTTCAAACACTTGAAACAAAGTCACCTGTAACAAGTGCTGAAGTGAGTCAGGATGGTCGTTATATAACTACTGCTGACGGATCTACGGTTAAATTTTGGGATGCAAATCA ttttggattggtgaaaaGCTATGACATGCCATGCAATGTGGAATCAGCTTCATTGGAACCAAAATTTGGTAATAAGTTTGTTGCTGGAGGAGAAGACATGTGGATCCACGTGTTTGATTTCCATACTGGAGAACAGATTG GATGCAACAAGGGTCACCATGGTCCTGTTCATTGCGTACGATTCTCACCTGGAGGGGAGTCTTATGCATCAGGATCCGAAGATGGAACCATCAGAATATGGCAGCTCAGCCCAGCAAGTCATGATGAGAATGATTCTCTTCCTGGGAATGGACCAACTGGGAAAGTGAAGGTTGCAGCTGATGATGTTGCTCAAAAGATCGAGGTCTTGCATATCAGCAAAGAAGGAAAAACTGCTGAGAAGGATAAGGCAACCGATGCCTGA